TAATTATTCACTTTCTCGTCAATTGAAAACCAATATAAGAGAGAGGGAGATATATTAGACAGTGCACAGTATGACTTTTAACACCTTTTCAAGCtcaagaaaatatttctttcaaaaaaaaaaaagaaatgattcaTTTCAACTTCCATTGACTCATTTCGAGATATGCATAATAGGcctttatttatgtaaacactttTAGTGCGAAGTAAAGAGAAAACCCAGCTAAGGACCTGCCCCTGGGTCCGAGATACGATCTGAAATTTACCGGTGTCCCTTAGATAGACTCAACAGGCCCCGGGGCCAGACCAATGTAATTGAGATTTAACAGCGCTCGTCATGAattaattcacaattttttaaaaattgcacatAAACTATTTATGCCATTTTATAGTAGTTTTATTTTCTCCTTTgcgattttttaattttttgtttggaatattatttctttattttaagtacggaaaatttaacaaatgaattaaaacgagttattataatatataaatatattgatattaataACACTACTAGAAGTATTAAACCCATCTATATGCTaaagaacttttaaaacttattgtgtaattcttttcaaaaataaaaataatagagttttttttactaaattgtgattttttttttaaataaatataaataattgtttgaaAACTTTAACCTTTTGATTTATCCGTCTTTTTacttataaaatgtttataagaTATTGGTGCAATTTTACAGTTTATAGTCtgcatttttttatcaatttttgttttgtaatttcttttaaaatcataaaaccacaaaataaaatacttagatttttataaaggatttttttttatatttttggaaGCATggataataacaaaaaatacatatttctttatttccgaaaaaataaatataactgaatctaaaataaaagcatgttaacaaaattatatgcaattttcttatcaatttctgggtttttttcttttctagttctaattatttgtttgtattctttttaaaattatccttTTCTTGGTAAATATAACTTTGTTTATCGTTTGATAAGACTAGCGCTTATTTCATTCAGTGAttctgttaaaaaatataataaacaaaaaaatttgatatactAATTCTACGGTTCGCTCCAAATTATGCAAGcagaattgaaaacaaaatttgggAGACTACCTTTTGGCGGGGATATGGAACCAGGAAGCCAGGGAAATGTGGTATTTCCATAGAAACCGTTCCAACGTTCCGAGGCCACGTGTGACATGATGGCAGAAGGGACCGCGTCCGATCGGAGCATCGAATGCTGTTTGTTGAGTATTCCGTCCATGGAGAAAGGAGTCATAGAAGAGTTAATTTTTGGAGAGGATTCCCGGGGACTCTCGTCCTCGGACGTCACAGAGTCAGGAGAGCGAGACCTCTCCCTACTTTCCTCCCGAGAGGGGGGACACTTTTCTGAGAGCATAGAGTCCACGCTGAATTTGAGCACATGTTTCTGAGCCGGGggtgatgacgatgatgatgtGACAGTCGATGATTTTGGCGATGGCTGTGACGATGACATATTCTGTGGTGCTTTTTCTGTATGAGAGTCCGAATTCGTCTCCGAATTTGTCGGACTTAGTTTGCTAAAAGCCGAATTAGAGCTGGCTGACAGTGCAACGGGATGCATTTTGGCTGGCGAAATCTGTTTTACAGTACCAGTAACAGCTTTCGCTACTTAGGAGGTTCCCATTGATAGTAAACTATCTTTTGCGATATTTACAATAATAATTCACGTTATCAACTAACTTGATACAATTTAGAGCAAGGGGTGTTAACTTTCTTCCCCTCGGAAGTGACGTCACACCAACAGGCAGGCATCATTGGTGAATATACAAATTGATGTGTAATGGGGTATAAATTACCATCGTACAATGCAAATAGTTAAAAGTCATCCGAGTGTATCACAGGCGCTGCGTGTTGGCAAACACAGGGCTAATTTGAAACACTCCACTAGACGTGAACCTCTGAAAGCACATCAAAAACAAGCTGACAGCATCGCCACAATGGAAGTCCGAGCGGGACCCGGGGTTATGAGGAAGGGGTGTCGGGTTATCTGTAAATACAAATtctgtttatttaaaacttgattAATTCGTGCGATGTTAAGTGACTTTGAATGTGTCGGGTCCCTATTAAGGATGATCAATTACCTGACCCCGGTATAAAGTATCTGTAATGGGTGATAGACCCGTATATCACCACTGTCAGGACACATAATGATGAGGCCGGACCCAGGAGCAAAAGGCGCCGATGTCCATCGGTGGGCGGGGCCACCCAAACATCACCACTGGCTCCAGAAGGCTGAGGACACGGCGCGCCTCTCGCGGATTTTGTGTGCGAGTTTGTTTGGTTTGACGCgaatttgagaaaaagtaaATAAGTTTACTTTCTCAATTAATTGTATTTAGTGTCTAGATAAGAAATTGGTCGGAGATATCAGATTAAAATGACACCAGCTAAAGTAACGAATTTTCCGATTAATTTCTTTGTCCGATTATTTATCTTGAGTTTTAAGAGGTTAAATTTTACTGCGTGTATGAAGCAACTGCTGCTTCAATTTTTTACGAATGCATCGCGGCTGGGTTTCTTTAATAGTAAAAACATAGGACCCTTCAggaagaaattaaattatttcacatgattttattaatgtattatttatttatttatttatttatcgtAGATCAGTATATATTTTCGTTAATACATAGgtggaatttttcttttatttaatgaaagaaTGACTGTAAAATAAGTTTGAGACAGAAACTACTAAAACCAAATTAATTTCGGAAAATAGAAATACAGGCTCAGAATAAATTATATTCGTTTATGCAAATAGACATTTAGTGTGATGTTATCTAGAATTCCTTAAGCAATGATCGAACTTTCTTCCCAGATGTAAAGCCTCCATTAATCGCGATTTGCATAATTATTGCTTCGATTTTTATGAGTCTTTAGCAACGACTGGATACACACGTAACGCGACTGATGAAAATAATAGagattattaaatatcattacAATTAAATCAGCATAAACCACGGACTGTGATAGCTAACATCCGGGTAACCATCACACGTCGGAAGGAATTAATTCTGGATGTGACTGGCGcagttttattcaatttaacgGCTTTAATCAAAAATTGATTCAATAAACATTGTTATTGGGACAATTTCCAATAGAAGAGCAATTAACAACGATATATTACCGCCAAAACAGAATCAAATGACCGCCATAATGCTGTAACCCTACGCTCCGAAAAACGAGAAAACACCCGACACCGATGTCCGGTAGATGTCGCATCAGTCGGAAAGCGACACATTGTATCCTGGACTCGGTAATTGTGGCATTTGCAGCGAATATCGAGTTCAAACGCTGGCACCGTAAAGCCAGAATGGCGGGATCATAAAGCGGATCTGTATTTGCTGTAATTGTCGGCAATCATTGAGATTTTATAGACTGTACCTTGGCTATCATCGAACCTTAATTCAATCTTTTCACAATGTCGTGTCCTTTTTTTCACAGGAAAGTTAATTGCGCATTAATGTTGCTTATTGCACGATAATTAATGCGGAAATTGGGTAgaataattttgatttgataaatgcaattatttagaaattaaacgTTTAGCGTAATTTAATTATTCATCGTTTATTTCCAGTTTTACAAGTCTAATTACGCTAACATCCTTCTAAACGTGTGTCGcatatcagaaaaaaaagttaGAGGAAGATGGCGGAATAACAAGCATTAATGATTTTGTTACCGTCAGTATCCACATACATACTGCATGAGATTAAGGTGGTCAACAGCGCACACAATCGGCCGTTATCATTGGTCAGGGGCCACGTGTTGCCTGTTTATAGCTGTGAACAGTGGGGGTTCAAACAAAACAACATATTTGTTGTGGTTAacaaatatacaatttatatacCAATAAACATTAGATGACCAATTTAACCAAAGAATTAATCACCGATGCTgttcatatatttattatatcaacAAGGGGGAAAATGGAATTCATATGATTAAAGTGTATTTTCAGTAGAATTGGAGTGATAATAATGAACTCTAATTTTCAAGCGATGATTTTTCATTCTGAATTGCAATTCAAATAGTACATTATCATCACACCagtttttcaattctttttatcactgaaaataatttgtattttataatataattcaaCTTTTATACATTTGACCTTTGTCCCGCTATTTAGGTTTTTCAGACTCTGCTcagatttatatttaaatgaaaactgTCTTAATGATAAGTTTGAGATAAGTAAATAAATtcactataaataaatattcatctcttttttacttttttattttgctaATTCAATtaagaaaacagattttaaaaacaaatcgtGTACAATTTAGAATTTGGGAAACGGGTAttgtttctttattattttttttaaaaagaaaccaatgATCTAACTGCCTTACCGCATAATAGTTAAGAAGaaacacaaaaaattatatcatatttcaatgaaattaataaacacacattaatttgatgatttaataaaataaacttaaataacACCTGTAATTTATGAAGAAAGgtgggatatatatatatatatatatatatatatatatatatatatatatatatatatatatatatatatatatatatatatatatatatatatatatatatatatatataacacacatAGTTGTTTTGGTCAGTCCTTCTTCAGTACCGTAGCTTTTTAGTAAAATGTATCTTAATGTCAAGTGGACTCCAAATTTTGATCAGGAGTTATGCAGCGGGTTTTGGATTTCATTGTCATCTCAATGGCGAATTAAGGGacattaaagtacatgtattataacatttaacagacgaaaagaaatgttttagaACCGGATTAATGATGTCAGACTCGTATTATCACGATTATTTTCATCACCTACCCTTTTTACTTAAGTGGTAAAGTAATACAAATGGTGATGCAATGTTTCAGACCTTCCAATTACTCAGTATTTGCCAAATTTTTACGTGTTAGATGCGATTAGATGTCTTGGAATTGTTGGTCAAGAAATTAAGCGGACGGAACATATCAAAATTGAACCATGTGTGCGGATATCGCTttcttttgatttgatttgtttattcttCCAAGTCAAATGGCTTATCAGATCACAGAACATAATGAGAGTAATAGTAGTAATAATACATTGCATAATCCGTTGTTATATACTATTTCATAATCCTAATTTTGTATTATACCTATTAGTGTGTTCTTTAAATAAGTCACAAACAATTAAACGATCAACCgaaataaagaatttgaaataCAGACAGTATATTACCACAGTAATGACtcagaacatacatgtatctctgtTATCTTACAATACACTTTTAATTCAAAAACTCTTTCTTAGCATCAACAAGTGAATTTCTGTATGTTTCTGCCATCTATAAATTTCCCTGAATAACTTATTTATATACACTTTTAGTTGAAAATATATAGTTGTCACAGTTTATGCATGCATGGTCTATACCAGGTCTATACCgataattctttttaatatatataattcctTGTATTTATAATGAATAGTACACTTCAAAATCGCCCTACGTCTTCAACATTTAAGTGACAAAAAACatacttttaaaaacatcaaaatacaaattatatcttcatttgttttctttttttatttatgatattcttatatatttgtCGTACACATCTTTTTGATATAAACTTTCGGATATGTCATTGAGTTTATAAAATTCTATATTCATAACACAGGCTTTTATTTAGTTAATTATAACAATATGATATATAGTATTTAATTACACCAGAAACCTTGCTGAATAGGACAAGAAATAAGTATGTGCAACCATTATAATTTGTTTCCAAAACATCTCATGCCATATTGACACATATCTTTGAAACCTTTAGCATAATTAAGGTCTTATATTGCTATTTTCAATGGAAAAGGGTTGTCTTACTTGATGCATTTGAAAATGGTTTCGAGGATGCTTGTTTTATCTGCAATATGGAGGCAACCTTCATCTTTGGTCTGAAGAAAATAAGTATATCCTATAATTAATTCTGAAAGAAGTCAAAGTTGTGTGAATTTATATTGTACAAGTAATATATGAGTAGTAAtgttcaaacttttattttgctttataaatgtgcttttttaaaattctgcaCGTAACTGAAACTTTTATGAAATGTGTCTAAATAATATCAGAATAAAGATCtctgtattttgtaaaataaaattattaaaattttgtaagGTAAGAAATATTGATCGTGTAATTTTGCTTCTACCACATTCTTAAAATAGCATATTTCACAAAACATTTCCCAACACTAGTTCCtaaactaaatttttttttaatcataaaaataaaagtttattagACAATGAAGGtttattttataatgaattgtTCGACTTGAAATTGCAACTCACATTAGTTTAAACTTcacattcttttctttttcttttttaatttttataagcaAGTTTTGAAGGGAATATCTGGACTTTTTAAGACAAAATGGTCCTGCCATCAATAAAACACTATGGTTCTGATCATCTTTGGTGTACAAGATCTTGGCAGTTTTTGCTTTATAGGTTCCAGTCGTACTAAGTTTTGTCTCTAACCATATGCTAAACATCTATGAAATATCTATTGCATAAACTTTTGAGTAATGgcgatttgaaacaaaaagagTGAATTTAAGTACAAAGTTATGTACTCAAAACGTCTTATAACCTCTGGATACGATAacataatatttattgtttttcaaacggttattaaaagtttttaaatgcTAATGCAAggtaaattgttatattttcattGGACTTAGCTTTAATTGATATCAGTAGCCAGTAGTATCTATCAATCATAAATTTAAATGCTATAAATTTCTTTGGGGATGTATTTGATCTTGTCAAGGCCACcatatatttattctataagCAAGCTATTAACAAATGTCAAATATCAACATCCCCCAAAAGCTGTACAGTAGAGTACATTTTCGTCTATAAACAGTTTCAGTGTCATTCCTATCACCAATTGCATGGGTAATGGGGAAGggacaataaagtatattaagtGCATTTTGTTAGTACACAAGAAACGTTCTGGCGTTTTGAGTAGACAATGGTTGAAACATCACAAATGCACGCTTACTACGGGCTCTGTTGACGCCTATCTCCGTTTCTTACACCGGAGTGAGCTTATCTCGGATAGGTTACGGCGCCGGTACCAGATGTCAATTTTCTTAATTAACCGTGTAATCAGAATATTTCTTACTGCTCATCTGTTGCGCGGTTTATAGCACGCGTTGTCATTTCCACCTCCTTGCGGAACCGGAACTGAAGAGTTCAACAAGTCCTAGCAGCTTACTCGTCTTCCGTCTTGGGGTCTGGAAATTAAACAAGTCGACACGGGTGACTGAGCGTGCACTGAAGCGCCTCCCCCTAAACTCTCTGGGCTGTGAAGAACAATgctttttataatgtaaaatcaGTGTTTATTTTCTGGTTCAGTACTCACAAATAACCCCTTGCAGATTCGCGTGCCATCTGAAGGAAGGATTGGGGTGTCCACAATGCCGCAGAGGTAGTGCTGAACGATTAACAAATTAGGATTTTATCTTTGGAAAAACCTACATGCATCTCCGGTTTAGATCACTCCTCAAAGAGGGAGTTTCTGAATCAAACATATATTGATAGTCTAAActagatattatatatatacacgcCAACGAAAAACAGACGAACgtaaatcaatatacatgtatgctcaAAACTTTCCCGCTTTAGTTCTATTAACAGTAAAATTCATTTGTTTTGGCGGACAAACTGATCCTGTACTAGTAGacaagacagacagacagacggacagacataTAGACAGAACCAAAAAATATGTCACTGATCTTCaaggaaagaaaaatttaaactgtttatatttttttccctttttttttactctaggtaattataaaattacatgtatatatttaggTTTAAGAAAATTACAAACAGCGAGATTTTTATGCACCTCGACAGcttctttctttaaatttaagGGTGAACGACGATAAAGTTGTTACATGTCATCACTTTTTAATTCTGTTTCCTTGAAACTTCAGACAGCAGTTGTGTGCAACATCCCTTCATTTTTGATATATGATccgttttataattttatagtaTAACGATTTTTAAATGACCCAAGCTCACTGTTATTGGTTTAGCATTTGATTTTTGCGACATTATAGCATTAGGCTATTTGTGGTGATTATCCCTATCTGTTTAAAAGGCTACATTTTGTAGGCCTCAAGATAGTTGTTCGGAACACCTCGACTATTTATCTAGACCTTTAGCCTTGTAACATGGAACGATTACCAATCAAACTTATGAcgaagaataaaatatttgattccatCATCCTGTAATTTATCGCGACTGAAGTGTAGGTTGCAGAGAAAACCCTACGGTGATTAATGGCGACTACCGCATATTCTGCAGACGACATGAGGACTTCCGGCCATTCACACCGTTTGACATAGAAAATTTAGTTCCTTCTACGATAGTCAAGGTTCTTGATTCTGAAAACATTTCAATAAGAAAAATTGGATAATAGTTTCATGCACTTTTGGTTATGTATGGCTATAAAAACATAAGCTCTTGTGATGTTGAAAAACTCTCGTTGTCTATTGGAGATCTAGAGTTCACCAATCATTAGAGGATCTCCAATCATTACAACTGACTTTAGCATGTTTAATCCGATCTCATCTGTAATTAGTAGATTAAACcgttattaaaaatatatacatttcaattaaaattaaagattgAATAACAAGATGAAAGCTTTATCCCAAAGATAAAAAagcatttctgttttaaaaatgatttgggCTTCTAAAGACGTTTATCAACTGCAGTACCTGATGATAATTACCCGTGCGATTGATAACTTTACAGTCGGTGAATTTTTCGATTCTGCACAGAGTTCCTcggtaaaaaaatttaaaaatccgcCTACAAGTTGCCTACACTCAAAGTAAAAATTGTTCttgaaatagatttttttcacaaagaaCCGCTTAATTAGCTAAATATGCaattatatgtttaaaatgaaataagctCACTGCGATATTTAATCGTTGATGCAATTGGATTTTCTGAACGgtctttgatatatttttttagatagAGTAAACAATTTctcatattttttctcaaactttaaataaaatattaaaagtagAATTTAACGCACAAACTTTGTGCTTTTCTTAATAATCACCAATTTCGGTTTGGGAAGGGGTTGTGGTAGTAAAGCCAGTGTGTTAGTCATTATCTTTCAGAATGCAGATTTAATGCCAGAATTATTGTTCGGTGCAAGACTAGCATAAAGTATAAATGTTGTTTCAATTTCCTCCATCGCCTTGACTGCAAAAATAACATAATTCACACACATAAAGTGACAACACATGTTTGTAAAACCAACATCCAAGACTCTACCGCtaataaaaaggtacataaaatGTCATCAAATAAAGGGGACTAATTTGACAATGAAGAACCCCAATTAATGGGACTGGGTTATTAGTGGATGTTCAAAGGCGCGGAGGGATATCATGTGACGTCTTAAAGGCGCGGAAGCCCCGCCCCCTCGGACAGAGCGGCGCTGTGCGGCGTTCTCCGCTGACAACTTACAACCTGAACTTGTTCGTAGAGTTTTATTAGTTTGAGTTAAACGTGTGAAACATGGTTTTGTTCGCCtgataaatttgataatttgtgTATCAATCGTGACGTATACTCCAGCACCCGTCAACGTGATCAATGTAGGAGGCCCCCTGACAATGGAAGAATGGTCTCTCCAGTTTTAATCTCAGCTTGCATTCATTTACATACAAGGAATGCACACTGAACGCAACGAGTACATTGAagtaaaatttcttaaattccTCTCTGAAAAATAAACGATGCTTTCATTTctagagtttaaaaaaaatgaaaccaaaAGAAACGATTTATGTAAAGGAAGTTTTCACCGATAGAGACTTCCGataatttattttctatttttcttgaTAGAATTGCAAAAATGAATCTATATTGTTAtgctttacatgtatattcctctttaagaaaatagaatttatttat
This is a stretch of genomic DNA from Crassostrea angulata isolate pt1a10 chromosome 4, ASM2561291v2, whole genome shotgun sequence. It encodes these proteins:
- the LOC128180838 gene encoding homeobox protein MSX-3-like: MHPVALSASSNSAFSKLSPTNSETNSDSHTEKAPQNMSSSQPSPKSSTVTSSSSSPPAQKHVLKFSVDSMLSEKCPPSREESRERSRSPDSVTSEDESPRESSPKINSSMTPFSMDGILNKQHSMLRSDAVPSAIMSHVASERWNGFYGNTTFPWLPGSISPPKVPPSPPRINPQKCTLRKHKTNRKPRTPFTTSQLLALERKFRQKQYLSIAERAEFSASLNLTETQVKIWFQNRRAKAKRLHEAELEKLKMASKPMLPPAIGVTFPAAAALYGQYARPQGFPHSFLTPFSYALTPSNMGMSFPH